The sequence TTGGCGATGTAATCGGTAAATACCATCCCCATGGCGATTCTGCGGTCTATGACACCATTGTTCGGATGGCTCAGGATTTCTCTCTGCGCTATATGTTGGTTGACGGCCAGGGCAATTTCGGTTCCGTAGACGGTGATAACGCTGCTGCAATGCGGTATACCGAGATCCGTTTGCGCAAAATCGCCCATGATCTGTTAGCCGATTTAGACAAAGAAACAGTTGATTTTGGCCCCAACTATGACGGTAGCGAGCAGGAACCCCTGATTCTGCCGGCTAAAGTGCCTAATTTGCTGATTAACGGCAGCTCAGGCATTGCGGTAGGTATGGCAACCAATATTCCGCCCCACAACCTAGACGAGGTCGTGCAGGCCTGTTTACATGTTTTGCACAACCCAGACTGCACGATTGATGAATTGATTGAAATCATCCCAGCACCAGATTTTCCAACCGCTGGAATCATCTATGGCGTGCAAGGTGTACGCGAAGGTTATCGCACGGGTCGTGGACGTGTGGTCATGCGTGCGAAGACCCACTTTGAAGATATTGATAAGGGTTCACGTCAAGCCATCATTGTTGATGAGTTACCTTACCAAGTGAATAAGAAAAACTTGCTCGAGCGGATTGCTGAGTTAGTGAATGAGAAAAAGATTGAAGGTATTTCGGATTTACGGGATGAGTCCGATAAATCCGGTATGCGCGTTGTAATTGAGCTTAAGCGGGGTGAAGTGCCTGAGGTTGTTCTCAATAATTTGTACAAGGGCACACAGTTACAAGATAATTTTGGTATGAATATGGTGGCCTTGGTTGATAACCAGCCACGCTTGTTGAACTTGAAACAGATGCTCGAGTATTTCTTGCAGCATCGTCGCGAGGTTGTAACACGTCGCACGATCTTTGAATTACGTAAAGCGCGTGAGCGTGGTCATGTGCTCGAAGGTTTAGCTGTCGCATTAGCAAACATTGATGAATTCATTGCGATCATCAAAGCTGCTGCTAACCCAGTGGAAGCGAAGACAGAGTTGATGGGTAAGAATTGGGATTCTTCTATGGTGCGTGAGATGTTGGCGCGCGCTGAGACGGATACACCTGGCGGTCGCAATGCTTATCGTCCAGACGGGCTCTTACCTGAGTACGGCATGCAAAGTAGCGGCCTCTATCGTTTATCAGATAGTCAGGCGCAAGAGATTCTGCAAATGCGTTTGCAACGCTTGACTGGTCTTGAGCAAGATAAGATTGTTTCAGAGTACAAAGACGTAATGTCCGAGATTGCTGACCTGCTCGACCTGCTGGCTAAATCAGAGCGTGTGACTCAGGTTATCGAAAGCGAATTAAAAGAAGTGCAAGCTGAGTTTGG comes from Polynucleobacter paneuropaeus and encodes:
- the gyrA gene encoding DNA gyrase subunit A; the protein is MEQAAKETLPISLEDEMRRSYLDYAMSVIVGRALPDVRDGLKPVHRRVLFAMYELNNDWNRAYKKSARIVGDVIGKYHPHGDSAVYDTIVRMAQDFSLRYMLVDGQGNFGSVDGDNAAAMRYTEIRLRKIAHDLLADLDKETVDFGPNYDGSEQEPLILPAKVPNLLINGSSGIAVGMATNIPPHNLDEVVQACLHVLHNPDCTIDELIEIIPAPDFPTAGIIYGVQGVREGYRTGRGRVVMRAKTHFEDIDKGSRQAIIVDELPYQVNKKNLLERIAELVNEKKIEGISDLRDESDKSGMRVVIELKRGEVPEVVLNNLYKGTQLQDNFGMNMVALVDNQPRLLNLKQMLEYFLQHRREVVTRRTIFELRKARERGHVLEGLAVALANIDEFIAIIKAAANPVEAKTELMGKNWDSSMVREMLARAETDTPGGRNAYRPDGLLPEYGMQSSGLYRLSDSQAQEILQMRLQRLTGLEQDKIVSEYKDVMSEIADLLDLLAKSERVTQVIESELKEVQAEFGIAGSDNGRRSFIEMNATELFTEDLITPQDMVVTLSHTGYMKSQPLSEYRAQKRGGRGKQAAATKDEDWIDTLFVANTHDTILCFSDRGRMYWLKVWEVPQGSRTSRGKPIVNMFPLIEGEKITVILPIKGYQDDQYVFMATSLGTVKKTRLSDFSNPRKAGIIAVDLNESDFLVGAAITDGQHDVMLFSDAGKAVRFDENDVRPMGRTARGVRGMNLGEGQQVIAMLVAPAEAAEGAQISNADAEANAITGSVLTATENGFGKRTPIAEYTRHGRGTKGMIAIQTSERNGKVVAAALVSPEDQIMLITTGGVLVRTRVSEIREMGRSTQGVTLINVDEGTRLSGLQRIAESDSDDEDDLGEDDSIDAGDVGDTASDTASDA